One part of the Nematostella vectensis chromosome 8, jaNemVect1.1, whole genome shotgun sequence genome encodes these proteins:
- the LOC5516211 gene encoding uromodulin, protein MTTLVAFNLECSNYVTLNTIDRSQNLHHNGNYLCDSGLSGWYRISGDAGYRMPTSCVSYDYCGTAATGWMNGAHPSVADGVVTRTVCYHWTSGCCQYSNNIRVRSCGEFYVYELSAPSPGCNLRYCGNGAGNYFCISAKEFDKL, encoded by the coding sequence atgacaacACTTGTTGCTTTTAATTTAGAGTGTAGCAACTATGTGACTCTCAACACTATCGACCGCTCGCAAAACTTACATCACAACGGTAACTACTTGTGTGACAGTGGCCTTAGCGGATGGTACCGCATCTCCGGTGACGCCGGGTACCGCATGCCGACATCGTGTGTGTCGTATGATTACTGTGGAACAGCCGCCACCGGATGGATGAACGGCGCGCACCCTTCAGTCGCTGATGGAGTTGTCACCAGGACAGTTTGTTATCACTGGACAAGTGGCTGCTGTCAGTATAGCAACAACATCCGCGTGAGGAGCTGCGGCGAGTTCTACGTGTACGAGTTAAGTGCACCGTCCCCAGGCTGCAATCTTCGCTACTGCGGCAATGGAGCAGGTAACTACTTCTGCATCTCGGCCAAAGAATTTGATAAATTGTAA